Genomic window (Aquimarina sp. BL5):
TCTTCATTATATAATCAAACGCTTTTCGTACAAGACACTACCAAACGAAAAAACTTTCCGCTTACGCTAGAAGAATCAAAAGCCTTATACCGAAGTTATCAGATCATAGAATTTGAGGATATGAAACCAGGAGAAGAGCGCAATATCTTTAGAACATTGAAAACTACTCCAGAGATGATCAAAGATACCAGTGCCATTGTAACGCTAAGAAGTGTATATGTCCCTGACAATAATTTTGATAATCATACCGTAAAGGATACTGAGATGGAAATTGTTACTTCTCATGATCCCAATAAAATGTCCTCTAATGGTTTTTTAATGAATTACCGTTTAGTGAGATTTAAACGATTAAAATTCAAAGTACGATTTCAGAATAACGGAGAAGGTCCTGCTAACACCATAAAACTACAGGTGGATACTCCAGAAATGTTTGACAAATCCTCACTTAGAATTGAAGGCATGTATCCAGAATGCCCAATTTGTCCAAAAGAACGAGAAGTAAATTACAGTTGTCTAGATACTATTTTACAAAAAGATAAAATCATATTTCAATTCAATAGAATTTACCTTCCTGGAAGCGAACAGAAAAATGTAGCCGAAATTGATTCTACTAAAGGTTTTGTAAAATACTCGATGAAATTTGGCAAAAACTTTCATAAGAAAAAGACCCGAAGCAGAACTGCTATTTATTTTGACAAAAACGAACCTATTATTACCAATTATGCCACTACCCGATTCTTACCTGGAGTTTCGATTGGTGTAAAAGCAGGGTATATTACAGTTCCCGAATTAAATAATCAAAGAGAATATTTTGTAGGAGCCACGCTTTCTCCATTCAAATCGTATAGAGGATATTATCAGGCAGAACTGCTATTGTCTGCATCTTCATTTGATGAAATAAGAAATTTTGAAACCAGATCTACGCAAGCTAATGGAATAGAAAATCTTATAGAATTCTCTGAAGCGAACAAATACAATAGTATCTCTGTATATGCTGTACCAGCTTCTTACCGATATAACTTTACCAATTTTTTGGCTATGGGTGCGGGAATTCAATTAAAACTAGATATCACAAGCACAAATGATCAAGAAACAACAGGCACAGGATTTATTATCGAAGAACAAGGACAAATAATCACTCCTGATCGAGATTTAGACTCTTTTGTCGCGCAAGAAATAGATGATAGTTTTACCAATTTTCAAACCGGAGTTTTTGTTGGAATGAATCTAGGAACTATTCGGATCGGACCTAGTCTGGGTGTTAGATACGTATACAATTTCGATACTCCGAATTCTCAAATTCAGTTTTATGGGATTTGGAAATTTTAAATCATTGCTATGGGTTCTTATGTTCCTATGCCTAGAAACTCAAGTACTCCACAGTCAACAAAAAACGCAAACTTCAAAATTCCTGTATGATCAGTTAGATTATTTTTTACAAAATCCATCTACACCTGGATTACTTAGGTTGAGTAAAATAACGCTATCCAAAGAAAATCAACTTATAACCGAAGAAGATAAATTAGCCTGGGTCATCCTTCATGCCAACATGGGATATTACCACAATCAATTTGGAAACATCCCAACAGCTATTGTCTATTACGAAAAAGCATGGAAAACATTCAACAACAATAAGCTCGCAGATTATGATATTATAGAAAATTGTTTGCAACTATTAGGAAACTTATATATCAAAATTGGAGATTTACAAAAAGCAGAAAATACGATTACTAATTATTTATATCTGGCTGAGCAATCTCAAAATACTCCTAAAATAATTTCAGCCATCACGAACCTATCTGTTGCTTATAACAATAAAAGTAATTATCAGAAAGCGATTACAATACTTCTAAAAGGTGAAGAAATAGCTCCAAAAAACGTAAATATCTTAACAAATTTAGCCACTAACTATCTGAATTCCGGATCAATAGAAGAAGCTCGAAAATACGCATCAAAAGCAATCTCGATCGATGTTACCCAGGTAAATGCTTACCAAATCTTAGCAGCAATCGCACTAGAAAACAAGGAACTACAAAATGCAAAAAACTATATCCACAAGGCAAAACTTCAGTTATTAAAAAAACCAAATACATCAGCACGAGATATTGCAAAATGGCAATTAGCTTATATAGATATTCTACTTTCTAAATCAGCATATACAGAAGCATTAAAAAATCTTAAAGAAATCTATGCGTACCTACTTCCTGAATATTCTTCGGATATGGATTTTCCGAAAAAGGAAATTCTTATAGCAGACAGAATCTTAATGAAAGCATTAGATGTACAGGCATATATCCATCAGCAATTAGAAGATCCTATTTTAACCATTAATGCGCTTGAGGCAGCTTTTGAGGTAAACTCAAAATTAAATACCACGTATCCATTACAAAACACAAAAATTATTCAGCATAGTCAAAACCGAAATCGTACCGAAACCTACATTGATCTTTTATACTCTTTACACACTAGCACAAAAGATGCGAAATATGTTGTAAAAGCATTTGAAGCGGCAGAAAATTCTAAAGCACCTTTTGTTAATGAAGCTTTACTATCTAAGCAACTATTAATACAATATAAAAACGATTCGTTAGTAAAGAGAAACAATGAACTTACTAACGAACTAGCAGCATATGACACCTACATCTTAAAGGAAAAACAAAAAGAAGACAAAGCCGATATCTCACAAATTCAAAAATGGACATCGGCATATGAAATGACATCTATCGACCTTAAGGAGGTAACTCAAAGGCTTCAGAAAAAATATCCCAATCTTCTTTTAAAACAAGAAAAAGTTTCACTTTCAGCGCTTCAGGAAAAACTAAAACAAGATGATCTTACTTTAATTGAATACTTTTTTGGCAAAAAAACTGTGTATCAGTTCAAAATTGATGCAAATTCAATTGAAATAACAAAAACTAAAGATATTGAGCATTTTAGAATCATCATCCAAGACTATATCGGTTATTTCAACAAAGCCGCTACTATCACCAATAATGTAAAGGGTTTTGCAGAAAGCAGTTTTGAATTATATAACATATTAAAGGTTCCAAACACTAAAAAAATAGTAATTATTCCTGATGGGTTACTCAATTTTATCCCTTTTGAAACATTATTGACTAAAAAAACTAATGTTCTGAGTTTCGAGAAAATGCCATTTTTACTCAAATCCAGTATTATCAGTTATGAAATTTCTGCAAATAAGTATTTGAGATCAAATAGTAATAATATAAAACCAAAAATTTTAGGAGTCTTCCCGGTTTTTGAAAACACCAATATAGAACTTCCTTTCTCTCTTGAAGAACAAAGCTACATGCAACAAAAATTTGATGGTGTGTTTCTAAAAAAAGAAGAAGCAACCTATGCACGTTTTCTGGATGAGGCAAAAAAACATTCAATTTTACATCTATCTACCCACGCAGAAGCAGGAAGTTTTTCAAGACCAGCCTCTATACAATTCAGAGATCAGAACATCCTAGTAAATCAGTTATACGGATTACAATTAGAAGCTGATTTGGTAGTACTAAGTGCTTGCGAAACTGGTATTGGCACTTTAGCCAAAGGAGAAGGCCCTCTTAGCATTGGCAGAGGATTTCAATATGCCGGAGTACCAAATGTATTGTTTTCGTTATGGAAAGTAAATGACAAAACTACTTCTCAATTAATGCACTATTTTTATCAAAATCTACATCTTTCTAACTCCTATGTCCACGGATTACATAAAGCAAAATTAGATTTCCTTGAAGCAAAAGAAATCTCTAACACCCAAAAATCACCATATTACTGGGCTTCATTTGTATATTATGGAAACTATCAATCTCTGACTGAAGAGAAATCAAATTGGATATTTATAATCGGAGGATTCTTATTAATTATACTATTTTTGTTCGTGATTCGACAAAAATTAAAATGACAACACTCCGCCAGTTTCTAATTGAAAAAGAATATCATCGTATTAAACTTGTGTATACCAAAACCAATCATTTTGAGGTAAAAGCAATGCTTAATGGCATAGCGGGTAATTTTATTGTAGATACTGGAGCGTCTAACTCGTGTGTTGGTTTTGATGCGGTAGAAAAATTTAATCTTTTCGCGCAGGACAGTGATGTAAAGGCTGCTGGCGCTGGTGCTACAGACATGCTTACACAGCTTTCTAAAAAAAATACGCTACAGCT
Coding sequences:
- a CDS encoding CHAT domain-containing protein, with translation MGFGNFKSLLWVLMFLCLETQVLHSQQKTQTSKFLYDQLDYFLQNPSTPGLLRLSKITLSKENQLITEEDKLAWVILHANMGYYHNQFGNIPTAIVYYEKAWKTFNNNKLADYDIIENCLQLLGNLYIKIGDLQKAENTITNYLYLAEQSQNTPKIISAITNLSVAYNNKSNYQKAITILLKGEEIAPKNVNILTNLATNYLNSGSIEEARKYASKAISIDVTQVNAYQILAAIALENKELQNAKNYIHKAKLQLLKKPNTSARDIAKWQLAYIDILLSKSAYTEALKNLKEIYAYLLPEYSSDMDFPKKEILIADRILMKALDVQAYIHQQLEDPILTINALEAAFEVNSKLNTTYPLQNTKIIQHSQNRNRTETYIDLLYSLHTSTKDAKYVVKAFEAAENSKAPFVNEALLSKQLLIQYKNDSLVKRNNELTNELAAYDTYILKEKQKEDKADISQIQKWTSAYEMTSIDLKEVTQRLQKKYPNLLLKQEKVSLSALQEKLKQDDLTLIEYFFGKKTVYQFKIDANSIEITKTKDIEHFRIIIQDYIGYFNKAATITNNVKGFAESSFELYNILKVPNTKKIVIIPDGLLNFIPFETLLTKKTNVLSFEKMPFLLKSSIISYEISANKYLRSNSNNIKPKILGVFPVFENTNIELPFSLEEQSYMQQKFDGVFLKKEEATYARFLDEAKKHSILHLSTHAEAGSFSRPASIQFRDQNILVNQLYGLQLEADLVVLSACETGIGTLAKGEGPLSIGRGFQYAGVPNVLFSLWKVNDKTTSQLMHYFYQNLHLSNSYVHGLHKAKLDFLEAKEISNTQKSPYYWASFVYYGNYQSLTEEKSNWIFIIGGFLLIILFLFVIRQKLK
- a CDS encoding TIGR02281 family clan AA aspartic protease; its protein translation is MTTLRQFLIEKEYHRIKLVYTKTNHFEVKAMLNGIAGNFIVDTGASNSCVGFDAVEKFNLFAQDSDVKAAGAGATDMLTQLSKKNTLQLGKWSKKSISLILFDLTHVNTALIAHQAEPVDGIIGADVLKRGKAVIDYERKCLYLK
- a CDS encoding PKD domain-containing protein; the encoded protein is MNRFSALFTTLLFPFLCIGQILTNDTIPRIAPISYEIQGNQVNYKAKMPTLNQIAGAPKAFYTYYWEFGDGNYSFKSTPTHTYKKNGKYDAKLWATNNYDNGKPPASRPKSVNVDNVQDEASIEDNFPFTEDDDLILKRNREPIPDQEMVFITSYKNNNNYVSSGKLYLFYNDRQFKNDNFIIEDTRLHYGERIVPLDAVTTILPENDDRSLLVSNSTSSLYNQTLFVQDTTKRKNFPLTLEESKALYRSYQIIEFEDMKPGEERNIFRTLKTTPEMIKDTSAIVTLRSVYVPDNNFDNHTVKDTEMEIVTSHDPNKMSSNGFLMNYRLVRFKRLKFKVRFQNNGEGPANTIKLQVDTPEMFDKSSLRIEGMYPECPICPKEREVNYSCLDTILQKDKIIFQFNRIYLPGSEQKNVAEIDSTKGFVKYSMKFGKNFHKKKTRSRTAIYFDKNEPIITNYATTRFLPGVSIGVKAGYITVPELNNQREYFVGATLSPFKSYRGYYQAELLLSASSFDEIRNFETRSTQANGIENLIEFSEANKYNSISVYAVPASYRYNFTNFLAMGAGIQLKLDITSTNDQETTGTGFIIEEQGQIITPDRDLDSFVAQEIDDSFTNFQTGVFVGMNLGTIRIGPSLGVRYVYNFDTPNSQIQFYGIWKF